From Pseudomonadota bacterium, a single genomic window includes:
- a CDS encoding bifunctional acetate--CoA ligase family protein/GNAT family N-acetyltransferase — protein MRHPSQPLTTRDPAHDYLGHGRRPLDAFFTPQSVAVIGASETPGSVGRTVLKNLIASPFGGTVYPVNIGRSSVLGIRAYPTVADVPEPIDLAVVITPARVVPDVIRQCAAAGIKNAVIISAGFKELGAPGVALEQEILQHARLAKMRVIGPNCLGVMSPRTGLNATFAAGMGQPGNVAFISQSGALCTAILDWSFRERVGFSAFVSIGSMLDVSWGDLIDHLGSDPHTKSIVIYMESIGDARAFLSAAREVALSKPIVVIKAGQSEQAAKAAASHTGTLAGSDAVLDAAFRRVGVLRIHRIADLFNMAEVLAKQPTPKGPRLTVLTNAGGPGVLATDALIAVGGQLAELAPQTIAAFDQLLPPHWSHGNPVDILGDADAERYAKALEIAARDPNSDGLLVVLTPQDMTDPTQTAERLVPYARATGKPVLASWMGGTSVDAGTDILNRSDIATFRYADDAARAFCYMARYAQALRAIYETPGTSGVATTNAPDIKAATQIIEETRAAGRTLLTEIESKRLLAAYGIPTTPAAVASTAQEAVVAAKAFGYPVVLKIHSLTITHKTDVGGVRLNLQDERAVEEAFATIERTVGERLGASHFQGVVVQPMVRHEGYELILGSSQDPQFGPVLLFGAGGQLVEVFKDSALGLPPLTATLARRMMERTKIVEALRGVRGRAPVDLPALEALIVRFSQLVVEQRWIKECDINPLLASPQGLIALDARVVLHGPELTEEELPRAAIRPYPQQYVMPWSLPDGASVTIRPIRPDDEPLMVRFHETLSADTVRQRYLHDMHLSHRVAHERLQRVCFNDYDRELALVAEQGAAQGRSILAVGRLSKLPGRDEAEFAIVVADPTQRRGLGTKLLQELVRFGRDEHLQRIGADIQPDNLGMQRIAERAGFTVRQVPERQVVRATIEL, from the coding sequence ATGCGCCACCCATCTCAGCCCCTCACCACGCGGGACCCCGCTCACGACTACCTCGGTCATGGACGCCGGCCGCTCGACGCCTTCTTCACGCCGCAAAGCGTCGCGGTGATCGGCGCCAGCGAAACGCCCGGCAGCGTCGGCCGCACCGTCCTCAAGAACCTGATCGCTAGCCCCTTCGGGGGCACTGTGTACCCGGTGAACATCGGGCGCTCGAGCGTGCTCGGCATTCGCGCCTATCCCACGGTCGCCGACGTCCCCGAGCCGATCGATCTTGCGGTCGTAATCACGCCGGCGCGCGTGGTTCCGGACGTCATTCGCCAATGCGCCGCGGCCGGCATTAAGAACGCCGTCATCATCTCCGCCGGCTTCAAAGAGCTCGGCGCTCCCGGGGTGGCCCTCGAGCAGGAAATCCTCCAGCACGCCCGGCTCGCCAAGATGCGCGTCATCGGCCCCAACTGCCTCGGCGTGATGAGCCCACGGACGGGCCTCAACGCCACCTTCGCTGCCGGAATGGGCCAGCCCGGCAATGTCGCCTTCATCAGCCAGAGCGGCGCGCTCTGCACGGCCATCCTCGACTGGAGCTTCCGCGAGCGCGTCGGCTTCAGCGCCTTCGTGTCGATCGGCTCGATGCTCGACGTCAGCTGGGGCGACCTGATCGACCATCTCGGCAGTGATCCCCACACCAAGAGCATCGTGATCTATATGGAGTCGATCGGCGATGCGCGCGCCTTCCTCTCGGCCGCGCGCGAGGTCGCCCTGAGCAAGCCGATCGTCGTGATCAAGGCTGGGCAAAGCGAACAGGCGGCCAAGGCAGCCGCCTCCCACACCGGCACGCTCGCTGGCAGCGATGCTGTGCTCGACGCCGCCTTCCGTCGCGTCGGGGTGCTGCGCATCCACCGCATCGCAGACCTCTTCAACATGGCCGAGGTGCTGGCCAAGCAGCCGACGCCGAAGGGTCCGCGCCTGACCGTGCTGACCAACGCGGGCGGGCCGGGCGTGCTGGCGACCGACGCCCTGATCGCCGTTGGCGGTCAACTCGCAGAGCTCGCCCCCCAGACCATCGCGGCCTTCGATCAGCTCCTCCCGCCCCATTGGAGCCACGGCAATCCGGTCGACATCCTCGGCGACGCCGACGCCGAACGCTATGCCAAGGCGCTGGAGATCGCTGCGCGCGACCCCAACAGCGATGGCCTGCTGGTCGTGCTCACACCGCAGGACATGACGGATCCGACGCAGACGGCCGAGCGCCTCGTACCCTACGCCCGGGCCACAGGAAAACCCGTGCTCGCGAGCTGGATGGGTGGCACGAGCGTCGACGCCGGCACCGACATCCTCAACCGCTCCGACATCGCCACCTTCCGCTACGCCGACGACGCGGCGCGGGCCTTCTGCTACATGGCGCGCTACGCCCAGGCGCTGCGCGCGATCTACGAGACACCGGGCACGTCGGGCGTTGCCACCACCAACGCGCCCGACATCAAGGCCGCCACGCAGATCATCGAGGAGACGCGCGCCGCCGGACGCACGCTGCTGACGGAGATCGAATCGAAGCGACTCCTGGCGGCCTACGGCATCCCGACGACGCCGGCCGCGGTCGCCAGCACGGCGCAGGAGGCCGTCGTGGCGGCCAAGGCCTTCGGTTATCCGGTCGTGCTCAAGATCCACTCGCTGACGATCACGCATAAGACGGACGTGGGCGGGGTACGCCTCAATCTCCAAGATGAGCGCGCCGTGGAGGAGGCCTTCGCGACCATCGAGCGCACCGTCGGTGAGCGGCTCGGCGCGAGCCACTTCCAGGGCGTCGTGGTTCAGCCGATGGTGCGCCATGAGGGCTACGAGTTGATCCTCGGCAGCTCGCAGGATCCGCAGTTCGGACCCGTGCTGCTCTTCGGCGCCGGCGGTCAGCTCGTCGAGGTCTTCAAGGACAGCGCGCTCGGGCTGCCACCGCTCACCGCCACGCTGGCGCGCCGGATGATGGAGCGCACCAAGATCGTCGAGGCGTTACGCGGGGTCCGTGGCCGCGCCCCGGTCGATCTCCCGGCCCTCGAGGCGCTGATCGTTCGCTTCAGCCAGCTCGTCGTCGAGCAGCGCTGGATCAAGGAATGCGACATCAACCCGCTGCTGGCCTCGCCCCAGGGCCTGATTGCGCTGGACGCGCGCGTCGTGCTCCACGGCCCCGAGCTCACGGAGGAAGAGCTACCGCGCGCCGCCATTCGCCCCTACCCACAGCAATACGTGATGCCGTGGAGCTTGCCCGACGGCGCGAGCGTGACCATCCGTCCGATCCGCCCGGACGACGAGCCGCTGATGGTGAGGTTCCACGAGACGCTCTCCGCCGACACCGTGCGCCAGCGCTACCTCCACGATATGCACCTCAGCCATCGCGTGGCGCACGAGCGACTGCAGCGCGTCTGCTTCAACGACTACGACCGCGAGCTGGCGCTGGTCGCCGAGCAGGGCGCTGCGCAGGGCCGCTCCATCCTGGCGGTCGGTCGCCTGAGCAAGCTGCCCGGTCGCGACGAGGCTGAGTTCGCGATCGTCGTCGCCGATCCCACCCAGCGCCGCGGGCTCGGCACCAAGCTCCTCCAGGAGCTGGTGCGCTTCGGCCGTGACGAGCACCTCCAGCGCATCGGCGCCGATATCCAGCCCGACAACCTCGGCATGCAGCGCATCGCCGAGCGCGCCGGCTTCACCGTGCGCCAGGTGCCCGAGCGCCAAGTCGTGCGCGCCACGATCGAGCTCTAG
- the thiC gene encoding phosphomethylpyrimidine synthase ThiC — MSTTPRSAPATAPTGLPLATAPFPSSRRIYVEGRQEGVRVPLREIAISATPTRSGSEANEAICVYDTAGPYGDPAYHADLRRGLPALRRAWIAARGDSEPLAGLSSAFGRQRLGDPALDGLRFPASGAPRRARSGANVTQLHYARRGVVTPEMEFIALRENQRREALRDPVLLRQHAGEHLGAVIPRSITPEYVRDEVARGRAIIPCNLNHPELEPMVIGRSFLVKINANIGNSALASSIDDEVGKLLWAIQWGADTVMDLSTGKHIHETREWIVRNAPVPIGTVPIYQALEKVDGRAEELTWELFRDTLIEQAEQGVDYFTIHAGVRLPYIPLTARRVTGIVSRGGSILAKWCLAHHRENFLYTHFAEICEIMKAYDVAFSLGDGLRPGSIADANDEAQFAELDTLGELTRLAWEHDVQVMIEGPGHVPMQLVRENVERQLRVCQEAPFYTLGPLVTDIAPGYDHLTSAIGAAMIGWFGTALLCYVTPKEHLGLPDRDDVKEGIIAYKIAAHAADLAKGHPAAQQRDNALSKARFEFRWADQFALALDPERAQSFHDETLPAPAAKLAHFCSMCGPQFCSMRISQELRDAASALETALETAAATTPASEAALDAALADKAAEFRREGLALYREA; from the coding sequence ATGAGCACCACACCGCGCAGCGCACCAGCGACCGCCCCCACGGGTCTACCGCTGGCCACCGCGCCATTTCCCAGCTCGCGCCGTATCTACGTCGAAGGCCGCCAGGAGGGCGTGCGCGTCCCCTTGCGCGAGATCGCGATCTCCGCGACGCCCACGCGTAGCGGCAGCGAGGCCAACGAGGCCATCTGCGTCTACGACACCGCGGGACCCTACGGGGACCCGGCCTACCACGCGGATCTGCGGCGTGGCCTGCCGGCGCTACGCCGCGCGTGGATCGCGGCCCGCGGCGACAGCGAGCCTCTCGCGGGCCTCAGCTCGGCCTTCGGGCGACAACGTCTCGGCGACCCGGCCCTCGACGGCTTGCGCTTCCCGGCCTCCGGCGCGCCGCGGCGGGCGCGCAGCGGCGCGAACGTCACGCAGCTGCACTACGCGCGACGCGGCGTCGTGACGCCGGAAATGGAGTTCATCGCCCTCCGCGAGAACCAGCGGCGCGAGGCGCTGCGCGATCCGGTGCTCTTGCGTCAGCACGCGGGCGAGCACCTCGGTGCAGTGATCCCCCGCAGCATCACGCCCGAGTACGTGCGCGACGAGGTCGCCCGCGGCCGCGCCATCATCCCCTGCAACCTCAATCACCCGGAGCTCGAACCGATGGTGATCGGCCGCAGCTTCCTGGTGAAGATCAACGCGAACATCGGCAACTCGGCCCTCGCCTCGAGCATCGATGACGAGGTGGGCAAGCTGCTGTGGGCGATCCAATGGGGCGCCGACACGGTGATGGACCTCTCCACCGGCAAGCACATCCACGAGACACGGGAATGGATCGTGCGAAACGCGCCGGTGCCGATCGGTACGGTGCCGATCTATCAGGCGCTGGAGAAGGTCGACGGACGGGCCGAGGAGCTGACCTGGGAGCTCTTCCGCGACACCTTGATCGAACAGGCCGAACAGGGCGTCGACTACTTCACGATTCACGCCGGCGTGCGGCTGCCCTACATCCCGCTGACCGCGCGCCGCGTCACTGGCATCGTCTCGCGCGGCGGGTCCATCCTCGCCAAGTGGTGTCTGGCGCACCACCGCGAGAACTTCCTCTATACCCACTTCGCCGAGATCTGCGAGATCATGAAGGCCTACGACGTTGCCTTCTCGCTCGGCGACGGTCTACGCCCCGGCAGCATCGCCGACGCGAACGACGAGGCGCAGTTCGCCGAGCTCGATACCTTGGGCGAGCTGACCCGCCTGGCCTGGGAGCATGACGTCCAGGTGATGATCGAGGGGCCGGGCCACGTCCCGATGCAGCTCGTGCGCGAGAACGTCGAGCGCCAGCTCCGCGTCTGCCAGGAGGCGCCCTTCTACACGCTCGGCCCGCTGGTTACCGACATCGCCCCCGGCTACGACCACCTCACCTCCGCGATCGGCGCGGCGATGATCGGCTGGTTCGGCACGGCGCTGCTCTGTTACGTCACGCCCAAGGAGCACCTCGGGCTCCCCGACCGCGACGACGTCAAGGAAGGCATCATCGCCTACAAGATCGCCGCCCATGCCGCCGACCTGGCCAAGGGCCATCCGGCGGCGCAACAGCGCGACAACGCGCTCTCCAAGGCTCGCTTCGAGTTCCGCTGGGCCGACCAGTTCGCGCTCGCGCTCGACCCCGAGCGCGCCCAGAGCTTCCACGATGAGACCCTGCCGGCACCCGCCGCCAAGCTCGCCCACTTCTGCTCGATGTGCGGCCCCCAGTTCTGCTCGATGCGGATCTCGCAGGAGCTGCGCGATGCGGCCAGCGCCCTCGAAACCGCCCTCGAAACCGCCGCCGCGACGACGCCCGCCAGCGAGGCAGCGCTTGACGCCGCGCTGGCCGACAAGGCCGCCGAGTTTCGACGCGAGGGCCTCGCCCTCTACCGCGAGGCCTGA
- a CDS encoding choice-of-anchor D domain-containing protein, which translates to MGHRKCITFFFAALLMAAQPLLAGCGDGDLVLGDGGTVDGGRSTRDGGGAKADGGAARGDASSGDGRAGPVALLELAGAPAIAFTAVVGGAADEQTITIDNGGGAAATALVGTVGAPFVFKGGSYPGAGGTCGAMLGAATNCTVVIAFAPAAPGEVLGTLAFDYWDGQRQQRAQRSLVGGGRRPAVLAISDGPTFSFGAGVIGTTTEQIFTVNNAGGSEARALAAGALAAPFAFKGGSFPGGGSCGATLAAGASCTLVVVYTPADAAAHGGTVSLAYDNGALGQQAVQPTTVGLAGAGITPAALSISEGEPYDFGPQPIGVSVDKTLTVHNGGAAAAASLSSAALGNGFDYKGGVYPGTGGAARRRWTGWPRARS; encoded by the coding sequence ATGGGTCACCGCAAGTGCATCACGTTTTTTTTCGCCGCCTTGTTGATGGCTGCTCAGCCGCTGCTTGCGGGCTGCGGCGACGGTGACCTTGTCCTGGGCGATGGCGGGACGGTCGATGGCGGACGCTCCACCAGAGATGGGGGCGGCGCGAAGGCCGATGGTGGTGCTGCGCGGGGTGATGCGTCGAGCGGCGATGGGAGGGCCGGCCCCGTCGCGCTCTTGGAGCTTGCGGGCGCGCCGGCGATCGCCTTCACCGCCGTGGTGGGGGGGGCCGCAGACGAGCAGACGATTACCATCGATAACGGCGGTGGGGCTGCGGCCACGGCGCTCGTCGGCACCGTAGGTGCTCCCTTCGTCTTCAAGGGAGGCAGCTATCCGGGCGCCGGTGGCACCTGCGGCGCGATGTTGGGCGCCGCCACGAACTGCACGGTGGTGATCGCCTTCGCTCCAGCGGCTCCCGGCGAGGTCCTCGGCACCCTCGCCTTCGACTACTGGGATGGTCAGCGTCAGCAGCGTGCGCAGCGCTCACTGGTCGGCGGTGGCCGGAGACCCGCGGTTCTCGCGATCAGCGACGGCCCGACGTTTTCGTTTGGCGCTGGGGTGATCGGGACCACGACCGAGCAGATCTTCACCGTGAACAATGCAGGGGGCAGCGAGGCGAGGGCCTTGGCCGCCGGCGCGCTCGCCGCGCCCTTCGCCTTCAAGGGAGGAAGCTTCCCGGGCGGGGGGAGCTGTGGCGCGACGCTGGCCGCCGGTGCGAGCTGCACGCTGGTGGTGGTCTATACGCCGGCCGACGCGGCGGCGCATGGAGGGACGGTCAGCCTCGCCTATGACAATGGAGCGCTGGGGCAGCAGGCGGTGCAGCCGACCACAGTGGGGTTGGCAGGGGCCGGGATCACGCCCGCGGCGCTGTCGATCTCGGAGGGCGAGCCCTATGACTTCGGACCTCAGCCGATCGGCGTCAGCGTCGACAAGACCCTGACCGTCCACAATGGCGGCGCTGCCGCGGCCGCGAGCCTATCCTCCGCGGCGCTGGGCAATGGCTTCGACTACAAGGGGGGCGTCTATCCCGGCACAGGTGGAGCTGCGCGGCGGCGTTGGACGGGCTGGCCTCGTGCACGGTCGTGA